A single genomic interval of Flavobacteriales bacterium harbors:
- a CDS encoding tetratricopeptide repeat protein — MVNNKDTYSNWLSNPNELDVKETDSLKELINLYPFCSTSRVLYLKGLQNTNSIHYNQVLKETAAYAGDRQRLFYLLTEEKNKKVETPKTIKKIEPDTNDEKSLLEKELEIGQPLVFEKEEKHSFNEWLKLSQAKPIQRSSETKNNLQKKVSLIEDFIANRERTPKKEFYSASNKAKESVEFHFDIVTETLAKVYLEQGHYEKAKAAYKQLSLKYPQKSSLFASQIGLIDQLITKNK, encoded by the coding sequence TTGGTAAACAATAAAGACACATATTCGAATTGGCTAAGCAACCCTAATGAACTTGACGTTAAGGAAACTGATAGCTTAAAGGAGTTGATAAATCTTTATCCATTTTGCTCAACATCTAGAGTTTTATACCTAAAAGGTCTTCAAAACACAAACAGTATACACTACAACCAAGTCCTAAAAGAAACAGCAGCTTATGCTGGTGATAGGCAAAGGCTTTTTTATCTTCTTACAGAAGAAAAAAACAAAAAGGTTGAAACACCAAAAACAATAAAGAAAATAGAGCCTGATACAAACGACGAAAAAAGTTTGTTAGAAAAAGAGCTTGAAATTGGACAACCTCTGGTGTTTGAAAAAGAAGAAAAGCACTCTTTCAATGAATGGCTTAAGCTCAGTCAAGCTAAACCTATTCAACGCTCTTCAGAAACAAAAAACAATCTACAAAAAAAGGTTAGTCTGATCGAAGATTTTATTGCTAATAGAGAAAGGACACCAAAGAAAGAATTTTACTCTGCTAGTAATAAAGCAAAAGAAAGTGTTGAATTTCATTTCGATATTGTTACTGAAACACTTGCAAAAGTATATCTAGAGCAAGGGCACTATGAAAAAGCAAAAGCAGCATATAAGCAGCTTTCCTTGAAATATCCCCAAAAAAGTTCTTTATTTGCAAGCCAAATTGGATTAATCGATCAATTGATCACTAAAAATAAATAA
- a CDS encoding LptE family protein, with translation MTRVINICLLVLSISFNSCGIYSLSGASISDDVKSVSIKTFENRATLSPPVLSNKMTEALKDKFSSETNLIPVSDNGDIKFDGHISNYSINPIAIQANETASQNRLSISVKVNFINNLDEESNYKKTFSRYADYDSSIDFTNIEESLNDEIITQLIEDIFNEAFTNW, from the coding sequence GTGACAAGAGTTATAAATATATGTCTGTTAGTTTTATCTATCAGTTTCAATTCGTGTGGGATCTATTCCTTAAGCGGAGCTTCCATTTCTGATGATGTAAAATCAGTCAGTATCAAAACTTTTGAAAACAGAGCTACACTATCGCCACCCGTTTTGTCAAATAAAATGACTGAAGCGCTAAAAGATAAGTTTTCATCCGAGACAAATTTAATCCCTGTTTCTGATAATGGCGATATAAAGTTTGATGGTCATATTTCAAATTATTCGATTAATCCAATTGCAATACAAGCCAATGAAACCGCCTCACAAAATAGACTTAGCATTTCTGTCAAGGTAAACTTCATTAACAATTTAGACGAAGAAAGTAACTACAAAAAAACGTTTAGCAGGTATGCAGATTATGACAGCTCTATAGATTTTACTAATATTGAAGAATCGCTCAATGATGAAATCATAACTCAATTGATAGAAGATATTTTTAACGAAGCATTCACCAATTGGTAA
- the miaB gene encoding tRNA (N6-isopentenyl adenosine(37)-C2)-methylthiotransferase MiaB yields MKDTEKIVDIARQGEALQLEKSEVSKKKMYIESYGCQMNFSDSEIVASILTKEGFSTTPNLEDADVVFVNTCSIREKAEQTVRNRLKVYNAIKKKQNPKMLVGVLGCMAERLKDKFLEEEKLVDIVVGPDAYRDLPNLIDEVNDGRKAVNVILSKEETYAEISPVRLGGNGITAFVSITRGCDNMCTFCVVPFTRGRERSRNPESIVQECQQLVADGYKEVTLLGQNVDSYLWSGGGLKKDFNKLSKEEQSKSTNFAQLLAMVAEVSPNLRVRFSTSHPKDMQDDVLHTIAKYENICNYIHLPVQSGNSRILELMNRGYTREWYLNRIKAIRKIIPDCGISMDIISGFCTETEEDHKDTLTLMEAVKYDFGYMFSYSERPNTQAQRKLNDDVSAETKKRRLQEIIELQMKHSLIRTKEQVGKTHKVLVEGVSKKSKEELYGRNSQNTVVVFPKENYKPGDYVLVNIEECTSATLKGKATKLV; encoded by the coding sequence ATGAAAGACACTGAGAAAATAGTGGATATTGCAAGACAAGGAGAAGCCCTACAACTTGAAAAATCAGAGGTAAGCAAGAAGAAAATGTACATTGAAAGCTATGGCTGTCAAATGAATTTTTCGGACAGTGAAATTGTGGCTTCTATCCTTACTAAGGAGGGTTTCTCAACCACTCCAAACCTAGAAGATGCCGACGTTGTCTTTGTAAACACCTGTTCGATTAGGGAAAAAGCAGAGCAAACGGTTAGAAACAGACTCAAAGTTTATAATGCTATAAAGAAAAAGCAAAACCCTAAAATGTTAGTTGGAGTTTTGGGTTGTATGGCTGAACGCCTTAAAGATAAATTTCTTGAAGAAGAAAAACTCGTCGACATTGTAGTGGGCCCTGATGCTTACAGAGATTTACCCAATCTTATTGATGAAGTTAACGACGGAAGAAAAGCAGTTAACGTTATCCTTTCCAAAGAAGAAACCTACGCCGAAATCAGCCCTGTTAGATTAGGCGGAAATGGAATAACAGCTTTTGTATCTATCACTAGAGGTTGTGACAACATGTGTACATTCTGCGTTGTTCCATTTACTCGAGGAAGAGAAAGAAGCAGAAACCCAGAAAGCATCGTTCAAGAGTGTCAACAATTAGTCGCTGATGGCTACAAAGAAGTTACTCTGCTAGGGCAAAATGTAGACTCCTACTTGTGGTCTGGTGGCGGATTAAAAAAAGACTTCAATAAGCTAAGTAAAGAAGAACAAAGCAAGAGTACTAATTTCGCTCAGCTACTAGCTATGGTAGCAGAAGTTAGCCCAAATTTGAGAGTGCGTTTTTCAACCTCTCACCCCAAAGATATGCAAGACGATGTACTTCATACTATTGCCAAATACGAAAACATCTGTAATTACATTCACCTACCAGTTCAATCAGGAAATAGTAGGATATTAGAACTGATGAACAGGGGCTATACCAGAGAATGGTATTTAAACAGAATTAAAGCAATAAGAAAAATTATTCCCGATTGTGGAATCTCTATGGATATAATTTCAGGGTTCTGTACTGAAACTGAGGAAGACCATAAAGACACCTTAACTTTAATGGAAGCTGTCAAATATGATTTTGGATATATGTTTAGCTACTCTGAAAGACCAAACACTCAGGCACAAAGAAAGTTAAATGACGATGTTTCAGCCGAAACTAAAAAAAGAAGATTGCAAGAAATTATAGAGCTTCAAATGAAACATTCTCTCATCAGAACTAAAGAGCAAGTAGGAAAAACTCATAAAGTACTGGTTGAAGGAGTGTCAAAAAAATCAAAAGAAGAGCTTTATGGTCGAAATTCTCAGAATACCGTTGTAGTATTCCCAAAGGAAAATTATAAACCTGGCGATTACGTTTTGGTGAATATTGAAGAATGCACCTCAGCTACGTTGAAAGGTAAAGCAACAAAATTAGTATGA
- the secG gene encoding preprotein translocase subunit SecG, producing MYTIFSVLIVITCVLLVLVVLVQNPKGGGLSATFGGGNQVMGVKKTADFLEKATWYLAISLLVFSLASNFAISSSNDSGMQNQSIMQEQIDETAIPAQSLPSLPIQEAPAE from the coding sequence ATGTACACGATTTTCTCTGTTTTAATAGTAATAACCTGCGTTTTGCTAGTGTTAGTAGTATTGGTTCAAAACCCTAAAGGAGGCGGATTATCAGCAACTTTTGGCGGTGGAAATCAAGTTATGGGAGTTAAAAAAACTGCAGACTTTTTAGAAAAAGCGACATGGTATTTAGCAATATCACTCCTTGTTTTTTCTTTAGCGTCTAATTTTGCCATCTCATCATCTAATGATTCGGGAATGCAAAACCAATCAATTATGCAAGAGCAAATTGATGAAACAGCTATCCCTGCTCAAAGCCTTCCTTCATTACCAATACAAGAGGCACCAGCTGAATAG
- a CDS encoding sigma-54 dependent transcriptional regulator — protein sequence MIKHQDIKQRFGIIGNSNKLDRAISTALQIAPTDISVLITGESGVGKEAMPKIIHYNSQRKHNKYIAVNCGAIPEGTIDSELFGHEKGAFTGASDNRQGYFEVADGGTIFLDEVGELPLSTQVRLLRVLESGEFMKVGSSQIKKVDIRVIAATNVNIEEAIQKGKFREDLFYRLNTINVKMPSLRERIEDIHLLFRKFAADFADRYHIPPIRLEEDAVDLLQTYSWPGNIRQLKNVAEQISAVEQDRSISKEILINYIPKQNTTPVLFKNEKTDNDFSEREILYKVLFDMKNDLNDLKRVTKELMGEKKHDIEEEKVINHLIEKPTISIAEKEIEEDVFLTLHEQEKILIEKALKRHQGRRKDAAEELGISERTLYRKIKEYLL from the coding sequence ATGATAAAACACCAAGACATTAAACAGAGGTTTGGTATAATTGGTAATTCAAATAAATTAGATCGAGCCATCAGTACAGCATTGCAAATTGCACCTACTGACATATCCGTGTTAATCACTGGGGAAAGTGGCGTAGGAAAAGAAGCTATGCCCAAGATCATTCACTACAATAGTCAAAGAAAACACAACAAATACATCGCTGTAAACTGTGGTGCTATTCCTGAGGGCACAATAGACAGTGAGTTATTTGGTCACGAAAAAGGAGCTTTTACAGGAGCGAGTGACAACAGACAAGGCTATTTTGAAGTCGCCGATGGCGGCACTATTTTTTTGGATGAAGTTGGCGAACTCCCTTTAAGTACCCAGGTTCGACTATTGCGAGTTTTAGAAAGCGGAGAGTTTATGAAAGTTGGCTCTAGCCAGATAAAAAAAGTAGACATCAGAGTTATTGCAGCCACTAACGTAAACATTGAAGAAGCAATTCAAAAGGGAAAGTTTAGAGAAGATTTGTTTTACAGACTAAACACCATAAATGTCAAAATGCCTTCCCTTAGAGAGCGAATTGAAGATATTCATTTACTATTTAGAAAGTTTGCAGCAGATTTTGCTGATAGGTATCACATTCCTCCGATACGACTTGAAGAAGATGCCGTAGATTTATTACAAACTTACTCTTGGCCGGGAAACATTAGACAACTTAAAAATGTCGCTGAACAAATTTCAGCTGTTGAGCAAGACAGAAGCATAAGTAAAGAAATTTTAATAAACTATATCCCAAAACAAAATACTACACCCGTATTGTTCAAAAATGAAAAAACTGATAACGACTTTTCTGAAAGAGAAATACTCTACAAGGTTCTTTTCGACATGAAGAACGACCTTAACGATTTAAAAAGAGTCACTAAGGAACTAATGGGAGAAAAAAAACACGATATAGAAGAAGAAAAGGTCATAAATCATCTGATTGAAAAACCAACAATATCAATTGCTGAAAAAGAAATTGAAGAAGATGTCTTTTTAACCCTGCATGAGCAAGAAAAAATCCTTATTGAAAAAGCTTTAAAAAGACATCAAGGAAGAAGAAAAGATGCCGCCGAAGAATTAGGCATTTCGGAACGCACACTTTACAGAAAAATTAAAGAGTACTTATTGTGA
- the topA gene encoding type I DNA topoisomerase codes for MAKNLVIVESPAKAKTIEGFLGKDFIVKSSIGHIRDLPKKGGMAIDIENGFTPTYEISPDKKKVVDELSKLSKKSDTVWLATDEDREGEAIAWHLQEALKLESDKTKRIVFNEITKSAITKAVDNPRELDINLVNAQQARRVLDRLVGFELSPVLWKKVKYGLSAGRVQSVAVRLIVDREKEIINFVSKSSYKVSAYFLNKDQKIFKADLPKRFDTKQEAVAFLESCSTSDFTITSLTKKPAKKSPTAPFTTSTLQQEASRKLGFTVGQTMSVAQKLYESGKITYMRTDSMNLSDDAIKAAGGYIKSTYGDEFFNSRKFATKSKGAQEAHEAIRPTNLANAKVDGERNHQRLYELIWKRTIASQMADAQLERTTAEITVSNASHNFVAKGEMIKFEGFLKVYMEGNDDEDSEEQDGMLPQLVEGDSVSSKEINAIERFSKPKPRFTEASLVKRLEELGIGRPSTYASTITTIQNRGYVEKGQSEGVLKPYISLSLKDNEVKEEQKSEKSGSDKSKMKPTDIGIVVTEFLETNFAAVMDYSFTAEVEKEFDFIAKGDKVWNEMISQFYDGFLKTVNEVSDNSEAAKGQRLLGTDPKTNENVYVKIGRFGPMAQIGEASDEKKPRFASLLASQSITTITLEETLELFKLPRVVGEFEGDEVVAAIGRFGPYLRFKGKFVSIKKADGDEPLTIEIDRAVELILAHRKAEAEKIINRFEGDPLVQVLNGRYGPFIQIGEGARKNKTNVKIPKDVEPKSLTREMCLDLAEKSKKK; via the coding sequence ATGGCAAAAAATTTAGTTATTGTGGAGTCACCAGCAAAGGCAAAAACCATCGAAGGTTTCCTAGGCAAAGATTTTATTGTAAAGTCAAGTATTGGGCATATCAGAGATTTACCTAAAAAAGGTGGTATGGCTATTGATATCGAAAATGGTTTTACTCCTACCTATGAAATCTCCCCTGATAAGAAAAAAGTTGTTGATGAGTTAAGTAAATTATCAAAAAAATCGGATACTGTTTGGCTTGCGACGGATGAGGACCGTGAAGGAGAAGCAATCGCTTGGCATTTACAAGAGGCTTTAAAATTAGAATCTGACAAAACAAAGCGAATCGTTTTTAATGAGATTACCAAATCAGCAATAACTAAAGCTGTTGATAATCCTAGAGAATTAGATATTAACCTCGTTAATGCTCAACAAGCGAGAAGAGTGCTTGATCGTTTGGTTGGTTTTGAGTTGTCGCCAGTGCTTTGGAAAAAAGTGAAATATGGCCTTTCTGCTGGTCGTGTTCAATCTGTTGCTGTTCGATTGATTGTAGATAGAGAAAAAGAAATAATAAACTTCGTTAGTAAATCTAGCTACAAGGTCTCCGCTTATTTCTTGAATAAAGATCAAAAAATATTTAAAGCAGATCTGCCTAAACGTTTTGACACGAAACAAGAGGCTGTTGCGTTTTTAGAGTCTTGCTCAACTTCAGATTTCACAATTACATCGCTGACTAAAAAACCCGCTAAAAAATCCCCTACAGCTCCGTTTACAACATCTACCTTGCAACAAGAAGCCTCAAGGAAATTGGGCTTTACCGTAGGGCAAACAATGAGTGTTGCTCAGAAGCTTTACGAATCGGGTAAAATCACCTATATGCGTACAGATAGCATGAATTTATCAGACGATGCTATTAAAGCAGCTGGCGGTTATATTAAATCGACTTATGGAGATGAATTCTTCAATAGTAGAAAATTTGCTACAAAATCCAAAGGGGCGCAAGAGGCTCACGAAGCTATTCGTCCTACCAATCTAGCTAATGCTAAAGTAGATGGAGAGCGTAATCACCAAAGATTATATGAGCTCATTTGGAAACGAACTATTGCTTCTCAAATGGCAGATGCTCAATTGGAAAGAACAACTGCTGAAATCACAGTTTCTAATGCTTCTCATAATTTTGTTGCTAAAGGGGAGATGATAAAGTTTGAAGGTTTTTTGAAAGTTTACATGGAAGGTAATGATGATGAAGATTCTGAAGAGCAAGATGGAATGTTGCCACAGCTTGTTGAAGGAGATAGCGTATCTTCAAAAGAAATTAATGCTATTGAACGTTTCAGTAAGCCTAAACCTCGCTTTACCGAGGCTAGTTTGGTAAAACGATTAGAGGAACTTGGTATTGGACGTCCGTCTACTTATGCATCTACAATTACTACTATTCAAAATAGAGGATATGTAGAAAAGGGACAGAGTGAGGGTGTTTTAAAGCCTTACATCAGCCTTTCATTAAAAGATAATGAGGTAAAAGAAGAGCAAAAATCTGAAAAATCAGGCTCTGATAAGTCTAAAATGAAACCGACAGATATTGGTATCGTTGTTACGGAGTTTCTTGAAACAAATTTTGCTGCTGTTATGGATTACAGCTTTACTGCTGAGGTGGAAAAAGAGTTTGATTTTATTGCCAAAGGAGATAAGGTTTGGAATGAGATGATTAGCCAGTTTTACGATGGTTTTCTTAAAACAGTAAATGAAGTTTCAGACAACTCAGAGGCCGCTAAAGGACAGCGTCTTTTGGGTACCGACCCAAAAACGAATGAAAATGTATATGTTAAAATAGGTCGATTTGGACCTATGGCACAAATTGGAGAAGCTAGTGATGAAAAGAAGCCTAGATTTGCTTCTCTTTTAGCTTCACAAAGCATTACTACTATTACATTAGAAGAAACGTTAGAATTGTTTAAATTGCCGAGAGTTGTTGGTGAATTTGAAGGTGACGAGGTAGTTGCAGCTATTGGACGCTTTGGACCATATTTGCGTTTCAAAGGTAAGTTTGTGTCTATCAAAAAAGCAGACGGTGATGAGCCATTAACTATTGAAATAGATAGAGCTGTAGAATTGATTTTAGCACATAGAAAGGCTGAGGCAGAAAAAATAATTAACCGATTTGAGGGTGATCCTTTAGTTCAAGTCCTTAATGGTAGATATGGTCCTTTTATTCAGATAGGAGAGGGGGCACGTAAAAATAAAACAAATGTCAAGATTCCTAAAGATGTTGAGCCAAAGTCTTTAACTAGAGAAATGTGTTTGGATCTGGCAGAAAAAAGTAAGAAGAAGTAA
- a CDS encoding formimidoylglutamase, which translates to MEFELSFKPIVHHNEDYQSSQLGQNVMAYTQGDFPNLSEADLVMFTVPEFRGTPVANNDESLDNIRKELYQLFEGQERLRIADLGQLLLGEKISDTYQLLTDVLIECEQRNLFALVIGGGQDLTISQYRSCVKLGKLSNMVGFDSRFDFGVDEHSQPSDAFLSDILKTQPNVLFNYTNIGYQTYLNTQDSIKLIEKLYFDAYRLGEIKQNIEEVEPSLRNADFVTFDMNCVRLSDNPSNIDGSPNGFYAEDACQIMRYAGISGRLKTLGIYNFYNKSDENLQSEKLVAQMIWCFFEGFFHKMKRFKPNDDDMVKYHVSMREGEYNACFYKNKKLEKWWMEVPIINSSPTLPLENYFIPCSYNDYQIAVKGDVPERWWKAFQKMNQH; encoded by the coding sequence ATGGAATTTGAGTTAAGCTTTAAACCTATAGTTCATCATAACGAAGACTACCAGTCTAGTCAGTTAGGACAGAATGTGATGGCTTACACTCAAGGTGATTTTCCAAATCTTTCAGAAGCAGATTTGGTAATGTTCACTGTTCCAGAATTTCGAGGAACTCCTGTTGCAAATAATGATGAATCACTCGATAATATTCGTAAAGAGTTATATCAACTTTTTGAAGGTCAAGAAAGACTTAGAATAGCCGATTTGGGACAATTGCTTTTGGGCGAAAAAATTAGCGATACCTATCAATTACTTACTGACGTTTTGATTGAGTGCGAACAACGAAATTTGTTTGCTCTTGTTATTGGTGGCGGTCAAGATTTGACCATATCACAATATCGATCTTGTGTTAAATTAGGTAAATTGTCTAATATGGTAGGTTTTGATTCTCGTTTTGATTTTGGAGTAGATGAACATAGTCAACCTTCTGATGCCTTTTTGTCTGATATTTTAAAAACCCAGCCAAATGTTTTGTTTAATTATACTAACATAGGCTATCAAACCTATCTAAATACTCAAGATTCAATCAAATTAATTGAAAAACTTTATTTCGATGCCTATCGATTAGGTGAAATAAAACAAAATATTGAAGAAGTAGAGCCATCACTTAGAAATGCAGATTTTGTAACATTTGATATGAATTGTGTTCGACTTTCTGATAATCCTTCAAATATAGATGGTTCTCCTAATGGTTTTTATGCGGAAGATGCTTGTCAGATAATGCGTTATGCAGGTATAAGTGGTCGTCTAAAAACTTTAGGTATTTATAATTTTTACAATAAAAGTGACGAAAACTTACAATCTGAAAAGTTAGTGGCACAAATGATTTGGTGCTTTTTTGAAGGATTTTTTCATAAAATGAAGCGTTTCAAGCCAAACGACGATGATATGGTTAAATATCATGTTTCTATGAGAGAAGGTGAGTATAATGCTTGTTTTTACAAAAATAAAAAATTAGAAAAATGGTGGATGGAAGTCCCAATAATTAATTCTTCCCCAACCTTGCCTTTAGAAAATTATTTTATTCCTTGTTCTTACAATGACTATCAGATAGCTGTAAAGGGAGATGTGCCCGAAAGATGGTGGAAAGCTTTTCAAAAAATGAATCAACATTAA
- a CDS encoding type IX secretion system membrane protein PorP/SprF, which produces MKKYFLLFLLLSFAFHSKAQQDPQFSQYIFNNLSFNPGSAGSEEAICATALHRSQWVGFEDAPVSTNFAVQSPLSLLHGGIGLNILTDKIGQNEFLSLNLSYAYQLDISNGKLGIGLSVGVIQDKVNGANIITQNPDPSIPTTDENGSGLDLGMGLFYNSEKLYVGLSSKHMNEPTISTSLDIIDVKRHYYLTAGYVHELNEKMALKPSLLVKTEGVTTTVDLTSILEYNKKLWGGVTYRPSSRAVLLLGMHINEDLKFGFSYDVPTTNVSTSGTFEFMLGYCFKIDYNKVVKGFKNPRFL; this is translated from the coding sequence ATGAAAAAATATTTTTTGCTTTTCTTGTTGTTATCTTTCGCTTTTCATTCCAAAGCACAGCAAGATCCACAGTTTAGTCAATATATTTTTAATAACCTGTCTTTCAATCCCGGGTCGGCCGGTAGTGAAGAGGCTATTTGTGCTACTGCTTTGCATAGATCTCAGTGGGTAGGTTTTGAAGATGCTCCTGTATCAACAAATTTTGCAGTTCAAAGTCCATTATCTTTATTGCATGGAGGTATTGGTCTTAATATTTTGACAGACAAAATTGGTCAAAATGAATTTTTGTCCTTAAACCTTTCTTACGCATACCAGCTCGATATCTCTAATGGTAAGCTTGGTATAGGTCTTTCGGTCGGAGTAATTCAAGATAAAGTGAACGGTGCTAATATCATTACTCAAAATCCTGATCCATCAATACCTACAACAGATGAAAACGGTTCTGGATTGGATTTAGGTATGGGGTTATTTTATAATTCGGAAAAATTATATGTTGGTCTATCTTCAAAACACATGAATGAGCCAACAATTTCTACATCATTAGATATCATTGATGTTAAAAGACATTACTACCTTACTGCTGGATATGTACACGAATTGAACGAAAAGATGGCATTAAAGCCCTCGCTATTAGTAAAAACTGAGGGGGTTACAACTACTGTTGATTTAACTTCAATCCTTGAATACAATAAAAAGTTGTGGGGTGGAGTTACATATAGACCGAGTTCTCGTGCGGTATTATTGCTAGGTATGCATATCAACGAAGATCTTAAGTTTGGATTTTCATATGATGTTCCTACAACAAACGTGTCCACATCAGGAACTTTTGAATTTATGCTTGGGTATTGTTTCAAAATCGATTATAACAAAGTAGTTAAAGGGTTTAAAAATCCTCGATTCCTATAA
- the groL gene encoding chaperonin GroEL (60 kDa chaperone family; promotes refolding of misfolded polypeptides especially under stressful conditions; forms two stacked rings of heptamers to form a barrel-shaped 14mer; ends can be capped by GroES; misfolded proteins enter the barrel where they are refolded when GroES binds) has translation MAKEIKFDIEARDALKRGVDALANAVKVTLGPQGRNVVIDKKFGGPSITKDGVSVAKEIELEDTIENMGAQMVKEVASKTADIAGDGTTTATVLAQAIVSNGLKNVAAGANPMDLKRGIDKAVSVVVENLKSQSQEVGDSIEKIQQVGAISANNDNAIGSLIAEAMDKVKKEGVITVEEAKGTDTYVEVVEGMQFDRGYLSPYFVTNAEKMLADLDTPYILLYDKKISNMKDLLPILEPAAQSGKPLLIIAEDVDGEALATLVVNKMRGSLKIAAVKAPGFGDRRKAMLEDIAILTGGTVISEERGFKLENATIEMLGTAEKITIDKDNTTIVNGAGNKDNITARVNQIKAQIESTTSDYDREKLQERLAKLAGGVAVLYVGAASEVEMKEKKDRVDDALHATRAAVEEGIIPGGGVALVRAADPLAKLKGDNADETTGIQIVTRAIEEPLRQIVANAGNEGSVVVSKVKEGKADFGYNAKKEEYENMFEAGIIDPTKVTRVALENAASVAGMLLTTECVLADIPEDTPPMPPMGGGGMPGMM, from the coding sequence ATGGCAAAAGAAATTAAATTTGATATAGAAGCAAGAGACGCCCTAAAAAGAGGTGTTGATGCTCTTGCAAATGCTGTAAAAGTAACGCTAGGTCCTCAAGGCCGAAATGTCGTTATCGATAAGAAGTTTGGAGGCCCTTCAATTACTAAAGATGGTGTATCTGTAGCAAAAGAGATAGAGCTAGAAGACACCATAGAAAACATGGGCGCTCAGATGGTAAAGGAAGTTGCTTCAAAAACAGCTGACATTGCTGGTGATGGTACAACAACCGCAACCGTGTTAGCTCAAGCTATCGTTTCTAATGGACTGAAGAACGTTGCCGCTGGAGCCAACCCCATGGATTTAAAAAGAGGAATCGACAAAGCTGTTTCTGTTGTAGTTGAAAATTTAAAGTCACAATCGCAGGAAGTCGGTGACAGTATAGAAAAAATTCAGCAAGTAGGTGCCATTTCTGCAAATAACGATAATGCTATTGGCTCTCTTATTGCTGAAGCTATGGACAAAGTAAAGAAAGAAGGCGTTATCACTGTTGAAGAAGCTAAGGGTACTGACACTTATGTTGAAGTGGTTGAAGGTATGCAATTCGATAGAGGTTACTTATCACCTTACTTCGTGACAAATGCTGAAAAAATGTTAGCTGATTTGGATACTCCATACATTCTTTTATACGACAAGAAAATATCCAATATGAAAGACTTGTTGCCTATCTTAGAACCAGCTGCACAGTCAGGTAAACCTTTATTAATTATTGCAGAAGATGTAGATGGTGAAGCACTCGCTACATTAGTAGTTAATAAAATGAGAGGTTCGTTAAAAATTGCTGCCGTTAAAGCACCAGGTTTTGGAGACAGAAGAAAAGCAATGCTTGAAGATATAGCTATTCTTACAGGAGGAACTGTGATTTCTGAGGAAAGAGGATTCAAATTAGAAAATGCTACCATCGAGATGTTAGGTACTGCTGAGAAGATTACTATTGACAAAGACAATACAACTATTGTAAATGGTGCAGGTAATAAAGATAACATTACGGCAAGAGTCAATCAGATAAAAGCTCAAATTGAAAGCACTACTTCGGACTACGACAGAGAAAAACTTCAAGAAAGACTAGCTAAGTTAGCTGGTGGTGTGGCCGTTCTTTATGTTGGCGCCGCTTCTGAAGTCGAGATGAAAGAAAAGAAAGACAGAGTTGACGATGCTTTACATGCTACACGAGCAGCAGTAGAAGAAGGTATAATTCCTGGTGGTGGTGTAGCTTTAGTAAGAGCCGCTGACCCTCTTGCAAAGCTCAAAGGAGATAATGCTGACGAAACTACAGGTATTCAAATCGTTACACGAGCTATTGAAGAGCCTTTACGTCAGATTGTGGCCAACGCAGGTAACGAAGGTTCTGTTGTCGTTTCAAAAGTAAAAGAAGGTAAAGCAGACTTTGGATACAACGCTAAGAAAGAAGAATACGAAAATATGTTCGAAGCGGGTATTATTGACCCCACCAAAGTAACACGTGTAGCATTAGAAAATGCGGCTTCTGTAGCTGGCATGTTACTCACTACCGAATGTGTACTTGCTGATATTCCAGAAGATACTCCTCCAATGCCTCCAATGGGCGGTGGCGGTATGCCCGGAATGATGTAA
- a CDS encoding co-chaperone GroES: MTIMNVKPLADRVLVEPAQAETTTASGIIIPDTAQEKPQKGTVVAVGNGKKDEPLTVKVGDTVLYGKYSGTELKLEGKDYMIMRESDILAII; encoded by the coding sequence ATAACAATTATGAATGTAAAACCACTTGCAGACAGAGTACTAGTTGAACCAGCACAAGCTGAAACTACTACTGCATCTGGAATTATAATTCCAGATACTGCCCAAGAAAAACCACAAAAAGGCACAGTAGTTGCCGTAGGCAATGGTAAAAAGGATGAGCCTTTAACTGTTAAAGTTGGTGACACTGTTCTATACGGCAAATATTCTGGAACTGAGTTGAAATTAGAAGGTAAAGACTACATGATTATGCGTGAGTCAGACATCTTAGCAATCATTTAA